The Pyrus communis chromosome 2, drPyrComm1.1, whole genome shotgun sequence genome includes a window with the following:
- the LOC137725467 gene encoding phototropic-responsive NPH3 family protein NPY2-like: MKFMKLGSKPDSFQTDGNNVRYVATDLATDIIVNVGDSKFYVHKFPLLSKSARLQKLVANSNESNTGEIYISDIPGGPAAFEICAKFCYGMTVTLNAYNVVMSRCAAEYLGMHESIEKGNLIYKIDVFLSSSIFRSWKDSIIVLQTTKSLLPISEELKLVSHGIDSITTKACMDISKVDWSYTYNRKKIQEENGNGVRNRPVPKDWWVEELCELEIDLYKRVLANIKTKGVLSGEVIGEALKAYAYRRLPGFSKGMIQGGDMTKHQSAVDAIVWLLPEEKGTVSCSFLLKMLKAAIFVDSRDTTKGELVRRIGQQLEEASVNDLLIRAAEGEPIVYDVTVVQKIVEEFLRQGQSPEIESLEEGNQLQEVRRPGILLDASKLMVAKLIDGYLAEISKDPNLPLSKFVDLAEMVRGFSLPSHDGLYRAIDMYLKEHPGISKSERKRICKLMDCKKLSVDACKHAVQNERLPLRVVVQVLFFEQVRAAASSGSSTPDLPKGMKDLNSGSHGSSRSATTNTEEDWDAVASAEELRALRGELASLRLSSGVGACNRNGDGKSSVDKAAVSKMRGLLRSKKIFAKLWSSKGVQGENSGSDSSESLGSANPEEAKSTPSRNRRHSVS; this comes from the exons TTTCCTCTTCTATCAAAGAGTGCCCGCTTACAGAAGTTGGTTGCAAACTCTAATGAATCAAACACTGGTGAAATTTACATTTCTGACATTCCTGGTGGCCCTGCTGCCTTTGAGATATGTGCGAAGTTTTGTTATGGCATGACTGTCACCCTCAATGCTTACAATGTTGTTATGTCTCGCTGTGCTGCTGAGTATCTGGGGATGCATGAGTCTATCGAGAAAGGAAATCTCATTTACAAGATTGATGTCTTCCTTAGCTCTAGCATTTTCCGGAGCTGGAAGGATTCCATCATTGTTCTTCAGACTACGAAGTCTCTTTTACCAATATCTGAGGAACTGAAGTTGGTCAGCCATGGCATTGACTCTATCACTACTAAGGCCTGCATGGATATTTCAAAAGTTGACTGGTCCTATACCTATAATCGGAAGAAGATCCAAGAGGAAAATGGGAATGGTGTAAGAAATCGTCCAGTTCCAAAAGACTGGTGGGTTGAAGAATTGTGTGAGCTTGAGATTGATTTATACAAGCGTGTTCTAGCCAATATTAAAACCAAAGGGGTACTATCTGGTGAAGTAATAGGAGAGGCCTTGAAAGCTTATGCATACAGAAGGCTGCCAGGTTTCAGCAAAGGTATGATCCAGGGTGGAGATATGACAAAGCATCAATCAGCAGTGGATGCAATTGTCTGGCTGTTGCCTGAAGAGAAAGGCACTGTCTCTTGTAGTTTCTTGCTCAAAATGTTGAAAGCAGCTATATTTGTGGATTCTAGAGACACGACTAAGGGAGAGCTGGTAAGGAGAATAGGGCAGCAACTGGAGGAGGCTTCTGTAAATGATCTTTTGATACGAGCAGCGGAAGGAGAACCAATAGTTTATGATGTTACTGTAGTCCAAAAAATAGTAGAAGAGTTTCTAAGGCAAGGTCAAAGTCCAGAGATTGAATCATTAGAAGAGGGCAATCAACTTCAGGAAGTGAGAAGGCCAGGAATTTTGTTGGATGCTTCCAAGCTGATGGTGGCAAAACTGATAGATGGGTATCTTGCTGAAATATCTAAGGATCCCAACCTCCCCTTGTCGAAGTTTGTTGATCTTGCGGAGATGGTGAGAGGTTTCTCCCTACCTTCTCATGACGGACTTTACCGAGCCATTGACATGTACCTTAAG GAGCACCCAGGGATCAGCAAGAGTGAGAGGAAGAGGATATGCAAGCTGATGGACTGCAAAAAGCTGTCAGTTGATGCGTGCAAGCATGCGGTGCAAAATGAGAGACTCCCGTTGCGTGTAGTTGTGCAGGTACTCTTTTTTGAGCAAGTCAGGGCTGCTGCTTCATCAGGCAGCAGCACTCCAGACCTACCTAAAGGAATGAAGGATTTAAACAGTGGGTCCCATGGGAGCTCAAGATCTGCAACAACCAACACGGAGGAGGATTGGGATGCAGTAGCGTCAGCTGAGGAGCTTAGGGCCCTAAGGGGAGAGCTAGCTTCCTTAAGGTTGAGCAGCGGTGTGGGAGCGTGCAACAGGAATGGAGACGGCAAAAGCAGTGTTGACAAGGCGGCAGTAAGTAAAATGAGAGGGTTGCTCAGGTCGAAGAAGATTTTTGCAAAGCTTTGGTCAAGCAAAGGGGTACAAGGTGAGAACAGTGGCTCCGATTCATCCGAGAGTCTTGGTTCTGCTAATCCTGAAGAGGCGAAATCCACACCTTCCAGAAATAGGAGGCATTCGGTTTCTTAG